The Canis lupus baileyi chromosome 5, mCanLup2.hap1, whole genome shotgun sequence region GCTGTCTTGTGTGAGGCCAGAGCTTGGCAGATGCACTATTCTGTGCCAGAAGAGATTGACAAAGACTCCTTTGTGGGCGACATCGCCAAGGACCTGGGGCTGGAGCCCCTGGTACTGGCAGAACGTGGAGTCCGCATCATCTCCAGAGGTAGGACGCAGCTTTTTGCTCTGAATCTGAGAAGTGGCAGTTTGGTCACCGCAGACAGGATAGACCGAGAGGAGCTCTGCGCTCAGAGCGTGCGGTGCCTGGTGAATTTTAACATACTCCTAGAAGACAAATTGAGTATTTATTCAGTAGAAGTGGAAATAACAGATATTAACGATAATGCCCCTCGCTTTGGAGTAGAAGAACTAGAGCTAAAAATCAGTGAAACGACTACGCCAGGATTCCGAATTCCCCTAAAGAGTGCACATGATGCAGACGTAGGAGAAAACACCCTTCAGAAGTACGAACTGAACCCAAATGACCACTTCTCCCTGGATGTGCGAAGCCGAGTGGATGGGAACAAGTACCCTGAGCTGGTGCTGGAGCACTCCCTGGACCGCGAGGAAAAGGCTTTTCACCACCTTATCCTTGTGGCTTTGGATGGGGGCAGTCCCATCCGATCTGGCACTTCCCGCATCCGTGTGACTGTCCTGGATGCAAACGACAATGCGCCTGTATTTACACAGCCCGAATACCGTGTAAGTGTTCCTGAAAGTATGCCCATAGGCACCCGGATACTCACAGTGACTGCCACTGACGCAGATGAGGGATACAATGCCCAAGTGGcatattttcaagagaaaaaccTGGGAGAAACCTCGAAGGTATTTGAGCTTGAGTCGACATCTGGAGATATAATAATCACAAAGAGTTTAGATTATGAGGATGCCAAAGTCCATGAAATTGATATTGAAGCTCAGGATGGCCCGGGCCTTTTGACCAGAACAAAGGTTATTGTGACAGTTCTGGATGTGAATGACAATGCCCCAGAATTTTACGTGACATCTGCTACTAGCTCAATTCCTGAAGACTCTCCTCCAGGAACCATAATTGCACTTTTCAATGTACATGACAGAGACTCTGGGCAGAATGCATTTATCACATGTTCACTCCCAGAGAACCTTCCTTTCAAGTTAGAAGGATCAGTGGACAATTATCACCGACTGGTTACAACCAGAACCCTTGACAGGGAACAGTTTTCCTCTTACAACATCACTGTGACTGCTAAAGATGGAGGGAAACCGTCTCTGTCCACGGATGCTCACATTTTGCTTCAGGTGGCAGACATCAATGACAACCCACCCACCTTCCCCCACATGTCCTACTCTGCCTACATTCCTGAAAACAACCCCAGGGGTGCCTCCATAATTTCCGTGGTGGCCCATGACCCTGACAGTGAGGACAATGGCCATGTAACTTATTCTTTGATTGAAGACACTCTTCATGGTGCACCCCTGTCCTCTTACATCTCCATCAACTCTGACACTGGCATCCTGTATGCCCTGTGCTCCTTTGACTACGAGCAGTTCCAGGATTTGCAGCTGTGGTTGACTGCGTGGGACAGTGGGAACCCTCCACTCAGCAGCAATGTGTCAATTAGCATATTCGTGCTGGACCAAAATGACAATGCGCCTGAAATCTTGTACCCCGTCCTCCCCACCGACGGTTCCACAGGCGTGGAGCTGGCGCCCCGCTCCGCAGAGCCTGGCTACCTGGTCACCAAGGTGGTGGCAGTGGACAGAGACTCTGGCCAGAACGCCTGGCTGTCCTACCACCTGCTCAAGGCCAGCGAGCCTGGGCTCTTCCAGGTGGGGCTGCACACGGGAGAGGTGCGCACAGCGCGGGCCCTGCTGGACAGAGACGCGCTCAAGCAGAGCCTGGTGGTGGCGGTGCAGGACCACGGCCAGCCCCCTCTCTCGGCCACCGTCACGCTCACTGTGGCCATTGCTGACAGCATCCCAGATGTCCTGGCTGACTTGGGCAGCCTGGAAGCCCCACGTGACTCCCAAGCTTCAGACCTCACGCTGTACCTGGTGGTGGCCGTGGCCGCAGTCTCCTGCGTCTTCCTCGCCTTTGTCATCGTGCTGCTGGCGCTCAGGCTGAGGCGCTGGCACGCGTCGCGTCTGCtccaggctgcaggaggagggCTGCTGGGCGCGCCGGCCTCGGCCTCGCAGTTTGTGGGCGTGGACGGGGTGCGGGCGTTCCTGCAGACCTATTCTCACGAGGTGTCCCTGACCGCGGGCTCGCGGGAGAGTCACGTGATCTTCCCGCAGCCCAACTATGCGGACACGCTCCTCAGCCAGGAGAGCTGTGGGAAAAAGGATTTTCTGTCAGCCGCCCCTCAGTCTTTActtgaagagaaaggagaagaaacattTTCTCAGGTAAACTCCCTTCACAATATACTTACGAGTTATtgctaaaataaacatgtatttatttacctaGCTCCCTCCATTGTTTACATCTTTTCTGTTTCACATATTTCCTTATGAATCTATCAATTTTTAGGAAATGAGTCCTGATGAATTATTTCTCAGTAGTTCTAACTGTTCACATCCTGTAAGGGGAAGTGGGGCTAGAATCATTGTATAATGAGTATAAATCAGGAGTTCGTATCACGTGAATATTTAGGTTATCACAGAGCATTCCATTAGGAACTGGTGTATCTGGTTTCTCATACTTCCTTTCACATCTCTGGACAAATAATCTAATACACCTGAGTCAATAattctttttccattaaaaatatgaaggttgaggagctcctggctggctcagttggtgaaccATGCTACTCTCGATCTGGGAGTCATGAGTTTGATCCCCACGTTGAGGGTAGAGGGTTcttttttaatacaataaaaagataattttaaaaaaataaaagttgaattttatgtttattcaAGTGCTTTAAAATTCaaggttttgttttacattttaatctatGAATAACGAAATTCTTTAGTTTCTTCTCactcaattttaatattttttccttcagtttgaCAGTGAGgtgcttcattttatttgatttgtatgaccttctctatttaaaaaatggaaatttagaaatatatgtgtTTCATTGTGTTTTAGGAAGGTTTGTCATGGTATCTGCTTAGTTAAAAATCTTATTCTAAAGTAGCTGTTGCTTGAGAAAGTGATTATTGTTTGCTCTATAGTAAATGGGTTGTGTAATAGTAAACACATGTTTACAGTAAACacaataaaaacatgtttttattttcttacatctggaacctttttatcattaaaaataatatatatcctCAAGGGATTCAGAGACCATATCAAATAATTATGCaaatatgattattattatgattattgtttGCTCTATAGTAAATGGGTTGTGTAATAGTAAACACATGTTTACAGTAAACacaataaaaacatgtttttattttcttacatctggaacctttttatcattaaaaataatatatatcctCAAGGGATTCAGAGACCATATCAAATAATTGCCTCTAAAAATCCCCCTTATACTTTTCTCCTCTCAAAGATTCCTACTCACAGCAACTGTTCCCTCACCTAACCTCAATCCCTGTCACAACCACTGTCTTCCTTCCTCATTCCTCTTTCCAAGttggcttttagtatatttattatgcttttaataatgaaaacaaagactACAATAATATTCTATATAACTGGGatcattttaagttttgatttGGAAGTAATCATATACTGAATCTTGTATTTAATGGTATTATCATCTTTCAAGGTGCtatgattttttattatatttaagggCATTTGAGGAGAGCTGATCTAAGCCAATGTTTcttgtgtttattattattgcatAATTCTCAGAGATAAAACTGGAACTTATTGTGGAATAATTAATCATAACATCTTTACTTGTaggtaataaaatataaacagaaaaattaaaaccagaattcCTTTAGTGTTTAGAATATCTCTTCACAAGAATAAACACTTTATGGATAAGTTTATAACACTACATGCTTGAAGTgacaaatatatttctatttctgtgcttggagaggaaaacaaatagaGAGGGTTTCTGGAgcataaaacaaatgtttatctCTACTAGTTTCACTTTTGGTCTTTAAAAACCACCCTCACTCTAGATTTAGACAAAGTGAACTACTTCCAGTACCCTGAAGTTCTGTGATTTCTCTCTCACGTCTAGACTTTGGCATACTGTTCTTTCTCACATCCAGGCCTTTTCCCTGATCCACTTCTGTCCTGTTTCTTGGGAGAGCCTTTGCTATCCTTCAAGGCCAGGTTGGAGGCCCTCCCATCACCTTTGGCTTCTCCCATTATGTTAGTTTTCTCAATGCACTGGAATTCCttgtttgattttatatattcacagCTTGGGTGTGTGTGGGAGGAAGTGGTTCTGTTCATATCATTTACCTTGAATCCCCAATTATATGTTTAAAGAATGGGTTAAATTACAAATATTGAAACTAAGATGTCAGCTTATCAAGGACAAACTTCAATAAATATAACCTATAAATACGGCTgatatttctttgtggtttttaaaCTGAACATTTCAAAGTTCCACCATGTTTGAAGCATATTGGTGGTGTTAAGGTTAGAACATGACTTATTGAGGAACTTGAAGTTACACACTTTAACATAGAGCAGTTCAACTGTGCTAAATAGACACCAAAACCATTACCTCTGATGAAGAGTGTTTCAGGTGTTAGGAAACTTAAAAATTACTGACATGGGTTTGTCTCAGAGGGTGCAGTAAACCATTAGGCCTCTGAGTGTCGCTGTTGACCACTTAAGGAGGCAAACGGAGCTGGGGAGCTAGTCACCATTTTCTCCATCCTAAAAAGCAAAGAACCAGTCGATCAGACTCCGGAAGTCCGAGGCTGCTACAAAGCTCACTTTGTCAGTCACCCAGCTCTGTGACCCATAAATTAGGACCATAAAAGGCTTAGTTCCTtgagaaaaaataagatttgaGTCCGTCGTGGGCAATTGGAACCGAATTCACAGAAAACAATTCACCAAAGAGGAAATGACCAAATACCTGAGATTCAAACACCGCGGAGGATTGGCCCTGCTGTGCATACTTCTGGGGATGCTGTGCAAGTCTGGATCTGGGCAGATCCACTACTCAGTTCAGGAGGAGCTGGACAAAGGCTCCTTTGTGGGCAACATCTCCAAGAACCTGGGACTCGAGCCCTGGCAGCTGATGGAGCACGGAGTCCGCATCGTCTCTAGAGGTAGGACGCGGCTCTTTGCTCTGAACCTGCGAAGCGGCAGCTTGATTACAGCAGGCAGGATAGACCGGGAGGAGCTCTGCGCTCAGATCACACTGTGTCTGGTAAAATTTAATATCTTGGTTGAAGACAAATTGAAAATTTTTGAAgtacaaatagaaattaaagacatTAATGATAATGCTCCTGATTTTCTAACAGAGGAATTGGAAATAAAAATCGGTGAACTAACAGCTCCTGGAACTCGATTTCCACTTAAGACTGCATTTGACCCAGATGTGGGCATGAACTCCCTTCAGAACTATCACCTCAGCCTCAATGACTACTTTTCCCTGACTGTGAAGCATGTCTCTGGCGGGGCCAAGTACCCAGAGCTAGTGCTGGAGAGGGCTTTGGACCGTGAGCAAAAGAAAATTCACCAGCTTGTCCTCATTGCTTCTGATGGTGGCAACCCTGTCCTCTCTGGCAACTTGTGCATCCGAGTGATAGTTCTGGATGCAAATGACAACCCACCAGTGTTTACTCAATCTGAATATCAAGTAAGTGTTCAGGAGAACTTGCCAGTGGGTACCACGCTGCTCACAGTGAATGCCACTGACCCTGATGAAGGATTCAATGCTCAAGTGTCCTATATTCTAGATAAAATGCCTGGGAAAGTCGCTCAGATTTTTTATCTCAATTCAGTGACTGGAGATATATCAATTTTGAGGAGTCTAGATTATGAGGATGCCATGTTCTATGAAATTAAAGTTGAAGCACAAGATGGACCCGGTCTTTTTTCAAGAGCTAAGATCTTAGTCACAGTTCTGGATGTGAATGACAATGCCCCAGAAGTTACAATCACTTCTCTTACTGGATCAGTCCCAGAAGAGGCTACTGCTGGAAGAGAAATTGCCCTTATCAATGTGCATGACCGAGATTCTGGGCAAAATGGGCAAGTCACAGTTTTTGTCCTGGGAAATATGccatttaatttagaaaaatcaatagaCCAATATTACCGATTAGTGACAGCCAGATCTTTAGATCGTGAACAGGTGTCTGAATACAACATCACTCTCAGAGCCACAGATGGGGGAAATCCCCCACTGTCCACAAACACTCATATCATTGTGCATGTTGCAGACATCAATGACAACCCACCTGCCTTCAGTCAGGCCACCTACTCTGCCTACATTCTTGAAAACAATCCTAGGGGAGCTTCCATCTTCTGTGTGACCACCCAGGATCCGGATAGCATCCACAACGCCCACATTACTTACGCACTGATGGAGGATACTATCCAGGGAGTGCCTCTCTCCACCTATGTCTCCATCAATTCCAACACTGGTGTCCTGTATGCGCTCTGTTCCTTTGACTATGAGCAGGTTAGAGACCTACACCTATTGGTGACAGCCTGTGACAATGGGAACCCTCCACTCAGCAGCAATGTGTCAATTAGCATATTCGTGCTGGACCAAAATGACAATGCGCCTGAAATCTTgtaccccaccctccccaccgaCGGTTCCACAGGCGTGGAGCTGGCGCCCCGCTCCGCAGAGCCCGGCTACCTGGTCACCAAGGTGGTGGCAGTGGACAGAGACTCGGGCCAGAACGCCTGGCTGTCCTACCACCTGCTCAAGGCCAGCGAGCCTGGGCTCTTCCAGGTGGGGCTGCACACGGGAGAGGTGCGCACAGCGCGGGCCCTGCTGGACAGAGACGCGCTCAAGCAGAGCCTGGTGGTGGCGGTGCAGGACCATGGCCAGCCCCCTCTCTCGGCCACCGTCACGCTCACTGTGGCCATTGCTGACAGCATCCCAGATGTCCTGGCTGACTTGGGCAGCCTGGAAGCCCCACGTGACTCCCAAGCTTCAGACCTCACGCTGTACCTGGTGGTGGCCGTGGCCGCAGTCTCCTGCGTCTTCCTCGCCTTTGTCGTCGTGCTGCTGGCGCTCAGGCTGAGGCGCTGGCACGCGTCGCGTCTGCtccaggctgcaggaggagggCTGCTGGGCGTGCCGGCCTCAGCCTCGCAGTTTGTGGGCGTGGACGGGGTGCGGGCGTTCCTGCAGACCTATTCTCACGAGGTGTCCCTGACCGCGGGCTCGCGGGAGAGTCACGTGATCTTCCCGCAGCCCAACTATGTGGACACGCTCCTCAGCCAGGAGAGCTGTGGGAAAAGCGAGCCTCTTCTGATAACTCAGGATATATCGGAAACGAAAGGAAACTCCAGCTTACTTAAggtaggtttctttctttcttggaataTTATAAAGAACAATTATGCTGGCGTGGCTAATATAAAGgttttaatacaaattttttttgaaaataaaacaacgTGGTCGTCTTCAGTtttgttgtttaaatatttgtttctctcttcttctgggctTATGGTAGAGCTGATCTTCCTGACGTGGTTATGACTAAGTAGGCCTAAGTAACTAGTtctattatataataaatgagaataatatgTGCCTCTTCCTGGAGGAAGCTCCTGTTGGCATTGTAAGAATTTCCAGATTTCTAagttattttttgaaattgtGGCTGTTCCTTCTATCTGAATGCTTGAATATAGCAAGAGCTCTGTGGTTG contains the following coding sequences:
- the LOC140633534 gene encoding protocadherin gamma-A2 isoform X3; this encodes MAALQKLPQHGRLMLLCFLLAVLCEARAWQMHYSVPEEIDKDSFVGDIAKDLGLEPLVLAERGVRIISRGRTQLFALNLRSGSLVTADRIDREELCAQSVRCLVNFNILLEDKLSIYSVEVEITDINDNAPRFGVEELELKISETTTPGFRIPLKSAHDADVGENTLQKYELNPNDHFSLDVRSRVDGNKYPELVLEHSLDREEKAFHHLILVALDGGSPIRSGTSRIRVTVLDANDNAPVFTQPEYRVSVPESMPIGTRILTVTATDADEGYNAQVAYFQEKNLGETSKVFELESTSGDIIITKSLDYEDAKVHEIDIEAQDGPGLLTRTKVIVTVLDVNDNAPEFYVTSATSSIPEDSPPGTIIALFNVHDRDSGQNAFITCSLPENLPFKLEGSVDNYHRLVTTRTLDREQFSSYNITVTAKDGGKPSLSTDAHILLQVADINDNPPTFPHMSYSAYIPENNPRGASIISVVAHDPDSEDNGHVTYSLIEDTLHGAPLSSYISINSDTGILYALCSFDYEQFQDLQLWLTAWDSGNPPLSSNVSISIFVLDQNDNAPEILYPVLPTDGSTGVELAPRSAEPGYLVTKVVAVDRDSGQNAWLSYHLLKASEPGLFQVGLHTGEVRTARALLDRDALKQSLVVAVQDHGQPPLSATVTLTVAIADSIPDVLADLGSLEAPRDSQASDLTLYLVVAVAAVSCVFLAFVIVLLALRLRRWHASRLLQAAGGGLLGAPASASQFVGVDGVRAFLQTYSHEVSLTAGSRESHVIFPQPNYADTLLSQESCGKKDFLSAAPQSLLEEKGEETFSQQAPPNTDWRFSQAQRPGTSGSQNGDETGTWPNNQFDTEMLQAMILASASEAADGSSTLGGGAGTMGLSARYGPQFTLQHVPDYRQNVYIPGSNATLTNAAGKRDGKAPAGGNGSKKKSGKKEKK
- the LOC140633534 gene encoding protocadherin gamma-A3 isoform X5 translates to MTKYLRFKHRGGLALLCILLGMLCKSGSGQIHYSVQEELDKGSFVGNISKNLGLEPWQLMEHGVRIVSRGRTRLFALNLRSGSLITAGRIDREELCAQITLCLVKFNILVEDKLKIFEVQIEIKDINDNAPDFLTEELEIKIGELTAPGTRFPLKTAFDPDVGMNSLQNYHLSLNDYFSLTVKHVSGGAKYPELVLERALDREQKKIHQLVLIASDGGNPVLSGNLCIRVIVLDANDNPPVFTQSEYQVSVQENLPVGTTLLTVNATDPDEGFNAQVSYILDKMPGKVAQIFYLNSVTGDISILRSLDYEDAMFYEIKVEAQDGPGLFSRAKILVTVLDVNDNAPEVTITSLTGSVPEEATAGREIALINVHDRDSGQNGQVTVFVLGNMPFNLEKSIDQYYRLVTARSLDREQVSEYNITLRATDGGNPPLSTNTHIIVHVADINDNPPAFSQATYSAYILENNPRGASIFCVTTQDPDSIHNAHITYALMEDTIQGVPLSTYVSINSNTGVLYALCSFDYEQVRDLHLLVTACDNGNPPLSSNVSISIFVLDQNDNAPEILYPTLPTDGSTGVELAPRSAEPGYLVTKVVAVDRDSGQNAWLSYHLLKASEPGLFQVGLHTGEVRTARALLDRDALKQSLVVAVQDHGQPPLSATVTLTVAIADSIPDVLADLGSLEAPRDSQASDLTLYLVVAVAAVSCVFLAFVVVLLALRLRRWHASRLLQAAGGGLLGVPASASQFVGVDGVRAFLQTYSHEVSLTAGSRESHVIFPQPNYVDTLLSQESCGKSEPLLITQDISETKGNSSLLKQAPPNTDWRFSQAQRPGTSGSQNGDETGTWPNNQFDTEMLQAMILASASEAADGSSTLGGGAGTMGLSARYGPQFTLQHVPDYRQNVYIPGSNATLTNAAGKRDGKAPAGGNGSKKKSGKKEKK